A single region of the Lactobacillus xylocopicola genome encodes:
- a CDS encoding DUF1542 domain-containing protein translates to MKKIEMIEEIKNTNYKMHKSKKGWLVSYSVLTFMLGGSALVLANNTSTVKAAEIGSQTSEASVNKAALLRTETDVVKQARTTAVTTLETAANSTKQKITADQNLTSEVKAEQTKNVDAALSAAKLKVAAVTDLAEIEPVVNTATANIKASYQAAIKGKVATSNAQTLKSTAKLSTYQGLNAYLKTKSAGAAAKATLEKSPSFSALTAGVKTSSTSVNIPVSEINTDVPESTLSETKSTVANRDESSSLDDQKKDAQAALDTAATKVKGEIDTDVTLTNADKNKEKTDVDNYVSQYQAAIDSALDETAVESNKTSGVSAINAAHVAGADLATQKAMSISNVNDEAEAVKGEIDDDLTLDDTEKAAQKNKVDADLAAVKEAINNASDAQSIKDAETAGIDQIDDDHVSNDVSLPDQKMEAINAVEDEATKIKAAIDADSTLTDSEKTSQKTAVDTEFAAARDAINQSTDSKGVKDAKAAGIAKIDAAHVSNTVSLPDQKTAAVQAIDDEASKIKDAIDADSTLTDSEKTSQKAVVDTEVAAAKDAINQATDIQVVKDAKAAGIAKIDAAHVSNTVSLPDQKTAAVQAIDDEASKVKDAIDADTTLDAATKTSQKAAVDTAAAAAKDAINQANDAQGINSAKSAGIVTVDGNHVSGIPLVDQKTTAVQAIDDEATKVKGDIDADSTLDAATKASQKANVDTAAAAAKDAINQAIDAQAVKDAKDNGITKLNNTHVPNNVSIADQKADAVKAIDAEATKVKSDIDADSTLTATEKNAQKAAVDTTAAVAKDAINQAVDAQEISAAKIAGIDQIKGNHVPGTPLANQKADAVKAIDDEAAKIKAAIDGDSTLDYLAQKTQKAKVDADVVAAKNAINSAVDIQGVIDAKNAGITTIDGDHVAGNDSLVDQKKQAQAAIDDEANRVKAEIDLDTSLDGQTKAAQKANVDRDADVAKTNIGQATAVQDINNAKDNGIAKIGKNHLSSNKSISDQKLDAKAALDAQAKQVKDAIDADSTLDDDTKANQKANVNKEITKAKQAIDQAVNAQEISAAKISGITAINAQYVENVNGSLESQKTAAQAVIDAEASKIKNEIDADATLDNETKSVQKARVDLDANSAKKKIDQAANAQAVKDATHTGTNKIDSDHVKNGTSLPEQKKSAQSAIEIEADRVKAQIKADQGLDDATKIAQIANVDRDATAAKAQIDQALNAQDVKDAKTAGIAKITSDYVPMGSVSDQRAAAQAKLDAEAKQVKDAIDADDSLTSADKAQQTANVDRAVSNARAAIDFATTAQAIKIALTNGIADVDAQQVAGDSVESQKAKAVAAIEQEATRIKNKITNDSTLDDNAKTAQIAAVDQEVATAKANVQNATDAQVIKDARDRGISSIDAQYVTNTLSLAAQKDNANQLLNAEANVVKEAINSDDSIDQATKNAQLKAVDMQLQKALNLVSQAANASAVQKAYTDGIAAINAQHVAGIPLDTQKQTAKDELAKEAETIKAAINNDITLTTNARNQQILNVNLELAKAQNAVDRARTVEDVNAKQNAGIVAIDAQHIPGKPLDQQKAEAIKEIDQAAQIAKDKVDKDTTKTDAEKQKEKEAIDAAAAAAKDEVNKGQDADAISHAKENGTATIDKIVIDNSLEHQKEEANKEIDQAAQDAKDKVDKDTSKTDSEKQKDKDAIDAAAAASKDKVNDSKNKDEIDKAKEDGINTIGEIVTGLTQQKTDANKEIDQAAQAAKDKVDRDTSKTAAEKQRDKLAIDAAATAAKDKVNNSKSKAEVDQAKQAGINSINTIANSSGSNGSWNGGSVNPGTDGSNGANGSNGANGSNGSNGSNGSNGSDAADNSATKVDKSKAASKVLKHNAYFYNKDGKRANLLIAKKNSTITTYGTKSINGRQFYQIDDDLYIAVNNVVGQKRSLKKNSFVYNRKGKRVGKKLLKKRTKVNTFGDPVKIHGKAYYVISNKRYVKAKNFGSITIEATSALAATVTSNAEIFHNSYVYNGEGKRVESYVLLAGSKVTTGETKQINNQSFVSIGDGRYVASENVVGTTRKLKTQAYVYNKSGRRVAKQVMKKNQTVRTYGSPVKIHGEAYYAVGHNKFVKATNF, encoded by the coding sequence TTGAAAAAAATAGAAATGATTGAAGAAATAAAAAACACGAATTATAAGATGCATAAGAGTAAGAAGGGCTGGCTAGTAAGCTATTCCGTTCTGACCTTCATGCTGGGTGGTAGTGCACTAGTTTTGGCGAATAACACCTCAACCGTCAAGGCGGCAGAGATTGGGAGCCAGACAAGTGAAGCTAGTGTAAATAAGGCCGCGCTACTAAGAACCGAGACCGATGTCGTTAAGCAGGCTAGAACAACAGCAGTTACTACTTTAGAAACTGCTGCTAACAGCACTAAACAAAAAATCACAGCTGATCAAAATCTAACTAGTGAGGTAAAAGCTGAACAAACTAAAAATGTCGATGCTGCACTCAGTGCTGCCAAGTTAAAGGTGGCAGCAGTCACTGACCTTGCTGAGATTGAACCGGTTGTGAACACTGCTACAGCTAACATTAAGGCTAGTTATCAGGCTGCTATTAAAGGTAAAGTAGCAACAAGTAATGCTCAAACTTTAAAATCTACAGCTAAGTTGTCAACCTACCAAGGGCTTAATGCATACTTGAAGACAAAGTCAGCCGGTGCTGCTGCTAAAGCTACCTTGGAGAAGAGTCCCAGCTTTAGTGCTCTGACCGCTGGTGTTAAGACTTCAAGCACTTCAGTTAATATTCCCGTGAGTGAAATTAATACTGATGTACCAGAGTCTACTTTGTCTGAAACTAAGTCAACTGTAGCTAATCGTGATGAGAGTTCTTCGCTTGATGATCAAAAGAAGGACGCCCAAGCCGCACTTGATACAGCAGCAACTAAGGTTAAGGGAGAAATCGATACCGATGTAACCTTGACTAATGCTGATAAGAATAAGGAAAAGACAGACGTTGATAATTATGTCAGCCAATATCAGGCAGCTATTGATAGTGCACTTGATGAAACCGCTGTTGAAAGTAACAAGACTTCTGGCGTTAGCGCAATTAATGCTGCTCATGTAGCCGGTGCTGATTTGGCCACTCAAAAAGCCATGTCTATCAGTAACGTTAATGATGAAGCTGAAGCCGTTAAGGGTGAAATTGACGACGATTTAACTTTAGACGACACTGAGAAAGCTGCACAGAAAAACAAGGTTGATGCCGATCTTGCTGCTGTCAAAGAAGCTATTAATAATGCCAGTGATGCTCAAAGTATCAAGGATGCTGAAACTGCAGGAATTGACCAAATTGATGACGATCACGTTTCTAATGATGTTTCTTTGCCAGATCAAAAGATGGAGGCAATTAACGCTGTCGAAGACGAAGCGACTAAGATTAAAGCTGCTATCGATGCTGACAGTACTTTAACTGATTCAGAAAAGACCAGCCAAAAAACGGCTGTTGACACCGAATTTGCTGCTGCTAGAGATGCAATTAATCAGTCCACTGATTCTAAGGGTGTAAAAGATGCTAAAGCTGCAGGAATTGCCAAGATTGATGCGGCCCATGTCTCAAATACTGTCTCTTTACCTGACCAAAAAACAGCAGCTGTCCAGGCAATCGACGATGAGGCAAGCAAGATTAAGGATGCTATCGACGCTGACAGTACTTTAACTGATTCAGAAAAGACCAGCCAAAAGGCGGTTGTTGATACTGAAGTTGCGGCAGCTAAGGATGCGATTAATCAGGCAACTGATATCCAAGTTGTCAAAGACGCTAAAGCTGCGGGAATTGCCAAGATTGATGCAGCCCATGTCTCAAATACTGTCTCCTTACCTGACCAAAAAACAGCAGCTGTCCAGGCAATCGATGATGAGGCAAGCAAGGTAAAGGATGCTATCGATGCCGATACCACTCTTGATGCTGCCACTAAGACCAGCCAAAAAGCGGCTGTTGATACCGCTGCAGCAGCGGCTAAAGATGCGATTAACCAAGCCAATGACGCCCAGGGTATCAATTCTGCTAAGAGTGCAGGTATTGTCACGGTTGATGGTAATCACGTTTCTGGAATACCATTAGTAGATCAAAAAACAACAGCTGTCCAAGCAATCGACGATGAAGCAACTAAAGTTAAGGGCGACATTGATGCCGATAGCACCCTTGATGCTGCCACTAAGGCCAGCCAGAAGGCTAATGTTGATACCGCTGCAGCAGCGGCTAAGGATGCGATTAATCAGGCCATTGACGCCCAAGCTGTGAAAGATGCTAAGGATAATGGCATTACTAAGCTTAATAATACTCATGTTCCGAATAATGTTTCGATAGCAGATCAAAAAGCGGATGCTGTCAAAGCAATTGACGCTGAAGCAACTAAAGTTAAGAGTGACATTGATGCCGATAGTACTTTAACTGCTACTGAAAAAAATGCTCAAAAAGCGGCTGTTGATACCACTGCAGCAGTGGCTAAGGATGCGATTAACCAGGCCGTTGATGCCCAGGAGATCAGTGCTGCTAAGATTGCTGGTATTGACCAAATCAAGGGTAATCACGTTCCAGGGACACCATTAGCAAATCAAAAGGCGGATGCTGTCAAAGCAATCGACGATGAAGCAGCTAAGATTAAAGCGGCAATTGATGGGGACAGCACGCTTGACTATCTCGCTCAAAAAACCCAGAAAGCCAAAGTTGATGCTGATGTAGTCGCTGCTAAGAATGCCATTAATAGTGCGGTCGATATTCAAGGCGTAATTGATGCTAAAAATGCTGGAATCACTACGATTGATGGCGATCATGTTGCTGGTAATGATTCGCTGGTAGACCAAAAGAAGCAGGCCCAGGCAGCAATCGATGATGAAGCTAATAGGGTTAAGGCCGAGATTGACCTTGATACTAGTTTAGATGGTCAAACTAAAGCTGCTCAAAAGGCCAATGTTGATCGGGATGCTGATGTAGCTAAAACTAATATTGGTCAGGCAACTGCTGTTCAAGATATTAATAATGCTAAAGATAACGGTATTGCAAAAATCGGTAAAAATCACCTATCAAGCAATAAATCGATATCAGATCAAAAACTGGATGCCAAAGCAGCCCTTGATGCTCAAGCTAAGCAGGTCAAAGACGCAATTGATGCCGATAGTACCCTCGATGATGATACTAAAGCTAATCAAAAGGCTAATGTTAATAAAGAAATAACCAAGGCTAAACAAGCGATTGATCAAGCAGTTAACGCGCAAGAGATTAGTGCTGCAAAAATCAGTGGTATAACTGCGATCAATGCACAATATGTTGAAAACGTAAATGGCAGCCTGGAAAGTCAAAAAACGGCGGCGCAAGCTGTAATCGATGCCGAAGCAAGCAAAATCAAGAATGAAATTGATGCTGATGCAACTTTAGACAATGAAACAAAATCCGTTCAAAAAGCTCGTGTTGACTTAGATGCAAATTCTGCTAAGAAAAAGATTGACCAGGCAGCTAATGCCCAGGCTGTGAAAGATGCTACGCATACAGGAACAAATAAGATTGACAGTGATCACGTGAAGAACGGTACATCATTGCCAGAACAAAAGAAGAGTGCTCAATCAGCAATCGAGATCGAAGCTGACCGGGTTAAGGCCCAAATCAAGGCTGATCAAGGCTTAGACGATGCTACTAAGATTGCACAAATAGCTAACGTAGATCGGGATGCAACTGCTGCCAAGGCGCAGATTGACCAGGCCCTCAATGCTCAAGACGTAAAAGATGCCAAGACGGCCGGTATTGCTAAGATCACTAGTGATTACGTGCCAATGGGCTCAGTTTCAGATCAGCGGGCAGCTGCACAGGCTAAGCTTGATGCTGAAGCTAAGCAGGTCAAAGACGCAATTGATGCTGACGATAGCTTGACTAGCGCAGATAAGGCGCAGCAGACGGCTAATGTTGATCGAGCTGTAAGTAATGCCAGAGCAGCAATTGACTTTGCAACTACTGCCCAAGCAATCAAGATCGCTCTGACCAATGGAATTGCTGACGTTGATGCACAGCAAGTAGCAGGTGACAGCGTAGAAAGCCAAAAAGCTAAGGCGGTTGCCGCAATTGAGCAAGAAGCAACTAGAATTAAGAATAAGATCACTAATGATTCAACTCTTGATGATAATGCTAAAACAGCCCAAATTGCAGCGGTTGATCAAGAAGTAGCAACGGCAAAAGCTAATGTTCAGAATGCTACAGATGCACAAGTAATTAAAGATGCGCGTGATCGCGGGATTAGCAGTATTGATGCACAATACGTAACTAATACCCTGTCTCTAGCTGCCCAAAAAGATAATGCTAACCAGTTGCTTAACGCTGAAGCTAATGTGGTGAAGGAAGCAATCAATAGTGATGATTCTATTGACCAGGCGACCAAGAATGCGCAGCTTAAAGCTGTTGATATGCAGCTACAAAAGGCACTAAACCTAGTTAGTCAAGCTGCCAATGCGTCTGCTGTCCAAAAAGCTTATACAGACGGAATTGCTGCCATCAATGCGCAACATGTAGCGGGAATTCCATTAGATACCCAGAAACAGACTGCAAAGGATGAATTAGCTAAAGAAGCTGAAACGATTAAGGCAGCAATCAATAATGATATAACTTTGACCACTAATGCTAGGAATCAACAGATTCTCAATGTCAACTTGGAATTAGCAAAAGCTCAAAATGCAGTTGATCGTGCTAGGACAGTTGAAGATGTTAATGCCAAGCAAAATGCTGGTATTGTTGCCATTGATGCTCAACACATCCCAGGCAAACCACTTGATCAGCAGAAGGCTGAAGCCATCAAAGAAATTGATCAAGCCGCTCAAATTGCCAAGGACAAGGTTGATAAAGATACCACCAAGACGGATGCTGAAAAGCAAAAAGAAAAAGAGGCAATTGATGCCGCTGCTGCCGCCGCTAAAGATGAAGTCAACAAAGGCCAGGATGCAGATGCAATCAGCCATGCTAAAGAAAATGGGACAGCAACCATTGATAAAATTGTAATCGACAATAGCCTTGAGCATCAAAAAGAAGAGGCTAACAAAGAAATTGATCAAGCCGCCCAAGATGCTAAAGATAAGGTTGATAAGGATACTAGCAAGACCGATAGCGAAAAGCAAAAAGACAAAGACGCAATCGATGCTGCCGCCGCTGCCTCCAAAGATAAAGTTAATGATTCTAAGAACAAGGATGAAATTGACAAGGCTAAGGAAGACGGAATCAATACCATTGGCGAAATTGTCACCGGTCTTACTCAACAGAAGACTGATGCCAATAAGGAAATTGATCAGGCTGCCCAGGCTGCTAAGGATAAGGTAGATCGGGATACAAGTAAGACTGCTGCGGAGAAGCAAAGAGATAAGTTAGCAATTGATGCAGCCGCAACCGCAGCCAAAGATAAAGTTAATAACTCTAAGAGTAAGGCTGAAGTAGACCAAGCTAAACAAGCCGGGATTAATTCAATTAATACTATTGCAAATAGCAGTGGTTCGAATGGTTCTTGGAATGGTGGCTCTGTCAATCCTGGCACTGATGGTTCCAATGGTGCAAATGGTTCTAACGGCGCAAACGGTTCGAATGGTTCAAATGGGTCAAACGGCTCCAATGGTTCCGATGCTGCCGACAATTCGGCTACTAAGGTTGATAAGTCTAAAGCAGCTTCTAAGGTGCTTAAACATAATGCTTACTTCTACAATAAAGATGGCAAGCGGGCCAACCTGTTGATTGCTAAGAAGAACTCAACGATAACTACCTACGGGACCAAGAGTATTAACGGCCGTCAATTCTACCAAATTGACGATGATCTCTACATTGCTGTAAATAATGTGGTTGGTCAAAAGAGGAGCTTGAAGAAGAATTCCTTCGTATACAACCGAAAAGGTAAGCGTGTTGGCAAGAAGCTCTTAAAGAAGAGAACTAAGGTTAATACGTTTGGCGATCCAGTGAAGATTCATGGAAAAGCTTATTATGTCATTAGTAATAAGCGCTATGTTAAGGCGAAGAACTTCGGTTCAATCACCATTGAAGCTACTAGTGCTCTTGCTGCTACCGTAACTTCAAATGCCGAGATTTTCCATAACTCGTACGTCTATAACGGAGAGGGCAAGCGGGTAGAGAGTTATGTTCTACTGGCGGGTTCGAAGGTTACAACTGGTGAGACCAAGCAGATTAACAATCAAAGTTTCGTTTCTATTGGTGACGGCCGTTACGTCGCAAGTGAAAATGTTGTAGGAACTACTCGTAAGCTCAAGACCCAGGCTTATGTCTACAATAAGTCTGGCCGCCGGGTGGCTAAGCAAGTGATGAAGAAGAATCAAACTGTCAGAACTTACGGCAGTCCAGTGAAGATTCATGGCGAAGCATACTACGCAGTAGGTCACAATAAGTTTGTTAAAGCAACGAACTTTTAG